A region from the Halobellus litoreus genome encodes:
- a CDS encoding sensor histidine kinase has product MRTRIVSLLDQIGFGSPPESITPSDPSPVRVAASAVVSVTGLVLLVPNLFPVLDGGGAFSVALGLVGALVAIGLVAVGGLLYYSGFSDRNAARIAVWNLLGVVVLGGVMLAHAYAQNRLSGGIAPSMFTVGNLLAIGAAAHVIIGVYDARRVRAEQLARERRRTAVLNRVLRHNLRNEAQVLAGHADIVAGVPDEAQIRRSAAVLQRSADTVGSLAEGAKTISRERDRGPEEYTPTDPAAVLESAVEHARDRFPETSFEFDAPDDLDGTVRASDGLRTALDELLENAAEHGDPPVEASVRILPDAVELSVTDRGDGVPAHERDVVAGETDITQLTHGSGLGLWVAKTVADTHRGSLSFSETEDSTTVTLSVPRA; this is encoded by the coding sequence ATGCGCACTCGAATCGTCTCTCTTCTCGATCAGATCGGATTCGGTTCGCCGCCAGAGTCGATCACGCCGAGCGATCCGTCCCCCGTCCGCGTCGCCGCCAGCGCAGTCGTGTCGGTGACGGGCCTCGTGTTACTCGTCCCGAACCTCTTTCCGGTGCTGGACGGCGGCGGTGCGTTCTCGGTCGCGCTCGGTCTGGTGGGCGCGCTCGTCGCTATCGGTCTCGTCGCCGTGGGCGGCCTGCTGTACTACAGCGGCTTCAGCGACCGCAACGCGGCCCGAATCGCCGTCTGGAACCTCCTCGGCGTCGTCGTCCTCGGAGGCGTGATGCTCGCGCACGCGTACGCGCAGAACCGCCTCTCGGGGGGGATCGCCCCCTCGATGTTCACCGTCGGGAACCTGCTCGCGATCGGCGCGGCGGCGCACGTCATCATCGGCGTCTACGACGCGCGCCGGGTGCGCGCCGAGCAACTCGCCCGCGAGCGGCGGCGGACCGCCGTTCTGAACCGCGTGCTCCGACACAACCTCCGGAACGAGGCGCAGGTGCTCGCCGGCCACGCGGACATCGTCGCCGGCGTGCCCGACGAGGCGCAGATCCGCCGCTCGGCGGCGGTGTTGCAACGGAGCGCCGACACCGTCGGTAGCCTCGCGGAGGGCGCGAAGACCATCTCCCGCGAGCGCGATCGAGGCCCCGAGGAGTACACGCCGACCGACCCCGCGGCGGTTCTGGAGTCGGCCGTCGAGCACGCGCGCGATCGATTCCCGGAGACCTCGTTCGAGTTCGACGCCCCGGACGATCTCGACGGGACGGTGCGCGCCAGCGACGGGTTGCGGACGGCGCTCGACGAACTCCTCGAGAACGCCGCCGAACACGGCGACCCGCCGGTGGAGGCGTCGGTTCGGATCCTCCCCGACGCGGTTGAACTGTCGGTCACCGACCGCGGCGACGGGGTGCCGGCGCACGAGCGGGACGTCGTCGCCGGCGAGACCGACATCACGCAGTTGACGCACGGGAGCGGGTTGGGGCTGTGGGTCGCGAAGACGGTCGCGGACACCCATCGGGGGTCGCTGTCGTTCTCGGAGACCGAGGATTCGACGACGGTGACGCTGTCGGTGCCGCGAGCGTAG
- a CDS encoding elongation factor EF-2 yields MGRRKKIVQECEQLMDKPEQIRNIAIAAHVDHGKTTLTDNLLAGAGMIADEGEATRLMMDTEEDEQERGITIDAANVSMTHEYEEENHLINLIDTPGHVDFGGDVTRAMRAVDGALVVVDAVEGAMPQTETVVRQALREGVKPALFINKVDRLISELQEGPEEMQERLMDVIGDVNELIRGMTEDRDDIDDWTVSVEDGTVAFGSALYKWGVSAPSMARTGIGFPEIIEMERNDERLELHEQSPLSDVVLDMVAEHFPNPLDAQPRRIPRVWRGDDESELARQMREVDDDGEVVFMVTDISMDPHAGEIATGRLFSGTIKQGQELYVSGTAGKNRVQSVGIFMGGEREELDRGVPAGNIAAVTGLRDAIAGSTVSSLEMTPFESIEHISEPVITKSVEAKSMDDLPKLIETLQQVAKEDPTIRVEINEDTGEHLISGQGELHLEVITQRIQKNQGIPVQTGEPIVVFREAPQQQSREVEGVSPNRHNKFYITVEPLSDDIVDAIKLGEVSMDMPELERREALQEAGMDKDTSQEVEHIHGTNILIDDTKGIQHLNETMELVIEGLEEALDDGPLANEPVQGSLLRLHDAKLHEDTIHRGPAQVIPAVRDAVHRALIDADIKLLEPIQNVRIDVPSEHMGSASGEIQGRRGRVDDMFQEGDLMVIEGIAPVEEMIGFSSDIRSATEGRASWNTENAGFRVLSDNLQREKIMEIRERKGMKLELPQSVDQF; encoded by the coding sequence ATGGGCCGACGAAAGAAGATCGTACAAGAGTGTGAGCAACTGATGGACAAACCGGAGCAGATCCGGAACATCGCCATCGCGGCTCACGTCGACCACGGGAAGACCACGCTGACGGACAACCTCCTCGCCGGGGCGGGGATGATCGCCGACGAGGGCGAGGCGACCCGGCTGATGATGGACACAGAGGAGGACGAACAGGAACGCGGGATCACCATCGACGCGGCGAACGTCTCGATGACCCACGAGTACGAGGAGGAAAACCACCTCATCAACCTCATCGACACGCCCGGCCACGTCGACTTCGGTGGCGACGTGACGCGTGCGATGCGCGCCGTCGACGGGGCACTGGTCGTCGTCGACGCCGTCGAGGGCGCGATGCCGCAGACCGAGACGGTCGTCCGGCAGGCCCTGCGGGAGGGCGTCAAGCCCGCGCTGTTCATCAACAAGGTCGACCGCCTCATCAGCGAGCTCCAAGAGGGGCCCGAGGAGATGCAGGAACGGCTGATGGACGTCATCGGCGACGTCAACGAGCTCATCCGCGGAATGACCGAGGACCGAGACGACATCGACGACTGGACCGTCTCCGTCGAGGACGGCACCGTCGCGTTCGGCTCGGCGCTGTACAAGTGGGGCGTCTCCGCGCCGTCGATGGCTCGGACCGGCATCGGCTTCCCCGAGATCATCGAGATGGAGCGCAACGACGAGCGGCTCGAACTGCACGAGCAGTCGCCGCTCTCTGACGTCGTCCTCGACATGGTCGCCGAGCACTTCCCCAACCCGCTCGACGCCCAGCCCCGTCGGATCCCGCGCGTCTGGCGCGGCGACGACGAGTCCGAACTCGCGCGACAGATGCGCGAGGTCGACGACGACGGCGAGGTCGTCTTCATGGTGACCGACATCTCGATGGACCCCCACGCCGGCGAAATCGCCACGGGGCGACTGTTCAGCGGCACGATCAAGCAGGGCCAGGAGCTGTACGTCTCCGGTACGGCGGGCAAGAACCGCGTCCAGTCGGTCGGGATCTTCATGGGCGGCGAACGCGAGGAACTCGACCGCGGCGTTCCGGCGGGGAACATCGCGGCCGTCACCGGCCTGCGCGACGCTATCGCCGGCTCTACGGTCTCTTCCCTCGAGATGACGCCGTTCGAGTCGATCGAGCACATCTCCGAGCCGGTCATCACGAAGTCCGTCGAGGCGAAGAGCATGGACGACCTGCCGAAGCTCATCGAGACGCTCCAGCAGGTCGCCAAGGAGGACCCGACCATTCGGGTCGAGATCAACGAGGACACGGGCGAGCACCTCATCAGCGGGCAGGGCGAACTGCACCTCGAGGTCATCACCCAGCGCATCCAGAAGAACCAGGGCATCCCGGTCCAGACCGGTGAGCCGATCGTCGTCTTCCGCGAGGCCCCACAGCAGCAGTCCCGCGAGGTCGAGGGCGTCTCGCCGAACCGACACAACAAGTTCTACATCACCGTCGAACCCCTCTCGGATGACATCGTCGACGCGATCAAGCTCGGCGAGGTCTCGATGGATATGCCGGAACTGGAGCGCCGCGAGGCGCTGCAGGAGGCCGGAATGGACAAGGACACGTCCCAGGAAGTCGAGCACATCCACGGGACGAACATCCTCATCGACGACACGAAAGGGATCCAGCACCTCAACGAGACGATGGAACTCGTCATCGAGGGGCTCGAGGAGGCCCTCGACGACGGTCCGCTGGCCAACGAGCCCGTTCAGGGATCGCTCCTCCGCCTGCACGACGCGAAACTGCACGAGGACACGATCCACCGCGGTCCGGCGCAGGTCATTCCTGCAGTTCGGGACGCGGTTCACCGCGCGCTCATCGACGCCGACATCAAACTGCTCGAACCCATCCAGAACGTCCGCATCGACGTTCCCTCCGAGCATATGGGTTCGGCGTCCGGCGAGATTCAGGGCCGCCGCGGCCGCGTCGACGACATGTTCCAGGAGGGCGACCTGATGGTCATCGAGGGCATCGCGCCCGTCGAAGAGATGATCGGCTTCTCCTCGGACATCCGCTCGGCGACCGAGGGCCGCGCCTCGTGGAACACCGAGAACGCGGGCTTCCGCGTGCTCTCCGATAACCTCCAGCGCGAGAAGATTATGGAGATCCGCGAGCGCAAGGGAATGAAGCTCGAACTGCCGCAGTCGGTCGACCAGTTCTAG